In Opitutaceae bacterium TAV5, one genomic interval encodes:
- a CDS encoding phytochrome sensor protein — protein MPKIPFDSPTFWRQVTCWFIERPVDEAVNRLLGALGRAHRADRAWVIRYSPKLTHFSNSHEWVRPGVRRFVKELQDIPVAMLGPLHREILAGRDVFYDTRSMPPGTAALRAELKRQGSRTVLCIPLRSRRQLVGFAGYDGVRSFVTWTPEDAAALHEAARIISAAIERSRTGRPSDAVTGQDADAPRIFVRQGESSFALPPDQLLYIESAGDYTRLVLSGGRPLLQLKTLTMWENVLPPGHFLRIHRRYLVNRTAIRQRLHLPSGDWQIGLGSGHPPLPVGRSYRHLIRQQFPS, from the coding sequence GTGCCAAAAATCCCGTTCGATTCCCCGACCTTCTGGCGCCAGGTGACCTGCTGGTTCATCGAGCGCCCCGTCGATGAAGCGGTCAATCGCCTCCTCGGCGCGCTGGGCCGGGCTCACCGGGCGGACCGCGCGTGGGTCATCCGTTACAGCCCGAAACTCACGCACTTTTCCAACTCCCACGAATGGGTGCGCCCCGGCGTGCGACGCTTCGTCAAGGAATTGCAGGACATACCTGTCGCCATGCTCGGCCCGCTGCACCGCGAAATCCTTGCCGGGCGGGATGTGTTTTACGACACCCGCTCGATGCCTCCCGGCACCGCGGCCCTGCGCGCCGAACTGAAACGCCAGGGTTCGCGCACCGTCCTGTGCATCCCGCTGCGGAGCCGCCGGCAACTCGTCGGGTTCGCCGGCTACGACGGTGTGCGCTCGTTCGTCACCTGGACGCCGGAGGACGCCGCCGCGCTGCACGAGGCGGCGCGGATCATCTCCGCCGCCATCGAGCGCTCCCGCACCGGCCGCCCTTCCGACGCGGTCACCGGGCAGGATGCGGACGCGCCCCGGATCTTTGTCCGTCAGGGCGAGAGCTCTTTCGCCCTGCCGCCGGATCAACTCCTCTACATCGAATCTGCCGGCGATTACACCCGGCTCGTTCTCTCCGGCGGCCGTCCGCTCCTCCAGTTGAAGACATTGACGATGTGGGAAAACGTGCTGCCGCCGGGGCATTTCCTGCGCATCCACCGCCGCTATCTCGTCAACAGAACCGCTATCCGGCAACGTCTCCATCTCCCCTCCGGCGACTGGCAGATCGGCCTCGGTTCCGGCCATCCACCGCTTCCTGTCGGGCGCAGCTATCGCCACCTCATACGGCAACAGTTTCCGTCGTAA